The region TGAGGTCGTGGGTTCGATTCCCACCGCCTCCACCAATATCAAAGGTTAGACCACTGATTCCTTTATCTCTTCAATCCTTTCATTCCAGGGCACGATAGAAGCTTCAGCCCATAATTCTTCCAATCTGTAAAAGTCTCGTGTTTCATGGTAAAATATGTGGACGATTACATCACCGTAATCAAGGAGTATCCAGACTGCTTCTTGATAACCTTCACGATGATCTAACTTAACACCTGTCTCAGCCAGTTTCTCTTCTACCGCATCCGCAATAGCCTGAACCTGAATCTTAGACCTCCCGCTGCAGATAACAAAATAGTCCGTGTAGGAGATGACCTCCCTCATTTCCAGGATGACTATATCTTCGGCTTTCTTTGAGTCCGAAGCTGAGGCAGCTAATCTCGCCTTCTCGATGGCCTTATCGGTCAATATAGTATTCCCCCCCTCGAGTGAGTGTTGACAAGAGGTATAGATTTGTGCATGAGCTATCTTTTTGGATAACAGGCAGTTAGAGATATGAGTTAAAAAAGTAGGTTTGGGGTCAATTACAAAAAATTAAATAATTTCAAGAAAAATGTCGAGGATACCTAATAAAGAGATAATTTTTTTAAACTAGGAGGTATCCTCGATGAAGAAATCACAGTTAACTAATCGGCAAAATTTTCAGATAACTTTAGCCCTTTTTCTCTGGCTAAAAATAGGGATTTGGTTAGGAAAGGTTTGCGAAGAGGGGATATTTAATTGAGGGGTGAGGCTCTTCTAAATGGCTGAACCAGAGAGCCGTATCCAACCCCTCTATCCACCTGAAATTCGCCATTACCACGTAAGTAGCCGAAACGATGAACATCGCCCTTAAAATAATCGTAACTACTTAGGTGGACAGGCTGAAGGCATTTAGACTGGAGGAGGGAATCATATGCGTGATCAAATGGTGGAAACCGACAAGGTTTTGGGTGCTCTGATTCACTCAAAGGCGCAAAAGCTAATAGCCGTGGCGCTGGAAGAAGGAAAGATTTATTTGACTAGATTCCATCTTTATGATAAAATAAATTTAGACGGTAATAGGAGGGAGGTTGATTAGAAAATGGGACAAGTAATAGCCGAGGTAGCACATCATACTTATATAACTCAAGACTCTAATATTTGCGGAGGAGAGCCAATCATAAGAGAAACCCGGTTTCCGGTCCGGTCAGTGGTATTTTATATTCTGAAGGAGGGAATGTTTCCTGAGGAATTGGTGGCTGAATTTCCTCATCTTTCTCTCTCTGCCGTATGCGACGCCCTTTCTTACTATTATGACCATACAGAAGAGATAGAGAGGTTAAGCTCTTTTAGTGAGGACACTGATGAGTAGTGGAAACCAGCTTACCCCTATGATGAAACAATATGCCGAACTCAAACGGCAGAATAAGGAGACCCTCCTGTTCTTCAGGCTGGGTGACTTCTATGAGATGTTTTTTGATGATGCCAGGCTGGCCGCCTCTGTGCTGGGCCTTACCCTGACCTCCAGAAATAAGGTGCCGATGGCCGGGGTGCCTTATCACGCGGTTGAGTCCTATATCTCTCGCCTGATCAGGGCCGGACACAAGGTGACTATCTGTGAACAGACCGAAGATCCCAGAAAAGCTAAGGGGTTAGTCAAGCGGGAGATAATCAGGACCATTACCCCGGGCACGGCCCTTAATCCCTCTTTGCTTGAGGAAAAGGCCCACAATTACCTGGCCTCTATTAATAAGAACGGCACTCAGATTGGCCTTTCCTTTATTGACCCCTCCACCGGTGAATTTAAGGCGGCCGACCTCGCTGACCCAACCGAGCTTCTCAGCGAGTTAAATCGCATCTCTCCCAGGGAATGTCTCCTGCCAGATTCTCTCCGCGACTGGGAACTAATCGAATCCTTTCCTGAACAGGCCACCCTGACCTGGCAGGATGATTGGCTCTTTGATTCATCCGGCGGCTATAAAAGCCTATGTGAGCTTTTCCAGACCTATTCCTTAGATGGCTTTGGCTGTCAGGATCTGCGGACCGCTATCGGGGCCGCCGGGGCCATTATCAGTTACCTTAAGGAGACTCAACGGTCGGACTTAACCCATATTACCCGACTGACGCCCTATTCCACCTCGGATTTTATGGTGCTTGACCCGGCTACCTGGCGCAATCTGGAACTGACTCAAACCATGAGGACCGGGGAACGCACCGGCACCCTCATCTGGGTGTTGGATAAGACCGTGACGGCCATGGGCGGCCGGCTCCTCCGCTCCTGGCTTCAGCATCCCCTGATTAAGGTCAAAGAGATAACTTACCGGCAGGAAGGCATCGCTGAGCTGGTTGAATCGCTGACTTTGAGGGAAAATATCGCCGCTGATCTGGATCAGGTGCATGATATCCAGCGTCTTATCAGCCGATTAGATGCCGGCCTGGCCAATGCCAGGGACCTGGTGGACTTAAAAGAGTCCCTTAAGCTGATTCCCGACCTTAAGAAGAAACTTACCTCTCTCAAGGCAAAGATCTGGCAAGATATAGAGGCTGACCTGGACGAACTGCCTGATGTAGTCGGCTTAATCGAGGAGGCCATTACCCCTTCTCCGCCTCTCTCTCTGAAAGAAGGGGGGCTGATTAAGACAGGCTACCACCAGGAGCTGGACGATCTTCGCCGGATAACCAAAAGCGGCAAGAGCTGGATTGCCGAGCTTCAACAAAAAGAGATCCAACGGACAGGGATTAAATCCATGAAGGTAGGTTATAATAAGGTCTTCGGCTATTATATCGAGGTTACCAGGCCAAACCTGCATCTGGTGCCTGAGGATTATATCCGCAAGCAGACTATCGCTAATGGCGAACGATTTATCACCCCCGAGTTGAAAGAACGGGAACTCCAGGTCTTATCCGCTCAGGAAAAGATAATCGAACTGGAATACGAACTCTTCCTCCAAATAAGGGCCAGGATCATCAAGGAGGCGGGCCGGATTCAGCAAGTGGGAAGGGCTTTGGCCCTGCTGGATGTCTTGAATGCCTTAGCCAGGGTGGCCGCTGAAAATGACTATGTCAGACCGGAATTAAATGAGGGCCAGCAGATCATCATCACCGAGGGTCGTCATCCCGTGGTCGAACATATCCTTACGGGTGAGAGGTTTGTGCCCAATGATACCCTGCTTGGGGCTGATTCTGACCAGCTTCTGGTCATTACTGGCCCCAATATGGCCGGTAAATCGACCTACATCAGACAGGTGGCCCTGATTGTCCTGATGGCCCAGATAGGCGGTTTTGTTCCGGCCTCTTCAGCCACTATTGGGGTGGTAGACCGCATATTTACCCGGGTAGGGGCCTCTGATGAATTAATGAAGGGCCAGAGCACCTTTATGGTGGAGATGATCGAGACAGCCAATATCCTCAACAATGCCACCCCCCGGAGCTTGATTGTCCTGGACGAAATAGGCCGGGGAACCAGCACCTTTGATGGGGTAAGTATTGCCTGGGCAGTGGCCGAGTATATCCATAATCACCCCCAGCTCAGGGCCAGGGCTTTGTTTGCCACTCATTATCACGAGTTGACCGAGTTAGAAGATTACTTAGAGAGGGTAAGGAATTACAACATCGCTGTCTCTGAACAGGATGGCCAGGTGGTCTTCTTGAGGAAGATCGTTAAAGGGGGCACGGATCGAAGCTACGGGATTCACGTCGCCCAATTAGCCGGTCTGCCGGCTCAGGTAATCAGCCGGGCCTCTGAGATACTGGAGAAACTGGAGCAAGAGGCCGCCTCAGAGGGGATGAGGTCTGTCTTTACCACCCGCCATTCCGGGTACCCACAAAGTGGGTGTGCCAGCCGCCCTCAGAAGGGTGGGCCTACCCAGCTTGAACTTTTCACCTTTGAGCCTCACCCAGTGGTGGAGAAAATAAGGCAGCTTGATCTGAATAATCTTACCCCTCTCCAGGCCCTCAATAAACTTCAGGAGCTAAAAACATCGGTTTAGGTTTCGAGAGGCGTGACTTTGGAGGTCTTTGACCAAACCGTTTGATTATGCTATCATATATTATAGTAAATAGTATAATGCTAATGAGTATAATAATAGAGTGAGGTGAAAGAGACCGTGAAGAATCCGTTTAAATATGGAGAAGCTGTTATGGGTGAGTGCTTTACAAATCGAGGCAAGGAAATATCAGAGCTTAAACACTATATCTTAGCCGCCCAGAAT is a window of bacterium DNA encoding:
- the rsfS gene encoding ribosome silencing factor, with the translated sequence MTDKAIEKARLAASASDSKKAEDIVILEMREVISYTDYFVICSGRSKIQVQAIADAVEEKLAETGVKLDHREGYQEAVWILLDYGDVIVHIFYHETRDFYRLEELWAEASIVPWNERIEEIKESVV
- a CDS encoding DUF433 domain-containing protein produces the protein MGQVIAEVAHHTYITQDSNICGGEPIIRETRFPVRSVVFYILKEGMFPEELVAEFPHLSLSAVCDALSYYYDHTEEIERLSSFSEDTDE
- the mutS gene encoding DNA mismatch repair protein MutS codes for the protein MSSGNQLTPMMKQYAELKRQNKETLLFFRLGDFYEMFFDDARLAASVLGLTLTSRNKVPMAGVPYHAVESYISRLIRAGHKVTICEQTEDPRKAKGLVKREIIRTITPGTALNPSLLEEKAHNYLASINKNGTQIGLSFIDPSTGEFKAADLADPTELLSELNRISPRECLLPDSLRDWELIESFPEQATLTWQDDWLFDSSGGYKSLCELFQTYSLDGFGCQDLRTAIGAAGAIISYLKETQRSDLTHITRLTPYSTSDFMVLDPATWRNLELTQTMRTGERTGTLIWVLDKTVTAMGGRLLRSWLQHPLIKVKEITYRQEGIAELVESLTLRENIAADLDQVHDIQRLISRLDAGLANARDLVDLKESLKLIPDLKKKLTSLKAKIWQDIEADLDELPDVVGLIEEAITPSPPLSLKEGGLIKTGYHQELDDLRRITKSGKSWIAELQQKEIQRTGIKSMKVGYNKVFGYYIEVTRPNLHLVPEDYIRKQTIANGERFITPELKERELQVLSAQEKIIELEYELFLQIRARIIKEAGRIQQVGRALALLDVLNALARVAAENDYVRPELNEGQQIIITEGRHPVVEHILTGERFVPNDTLLGADSDQLLVITGPNMAGKSTYIRQVALIVLMAQIGGFVPASSATIGVVDRIFTRVGASDELMKGQSTFMVEMIETANILNNATPRSLIVLDEIGRGTSTFDGVSIAWAVAEYIHNHPQLRARALFATHYHELTELEDYLERVRNYNIAVSEQDGQVVFLRKIVKGGTDRSYGIHVAQLAGLPAQVISRASEILEKLEQEAASEGMRSVFTTRHSGYPQSGCASRPQKGGPTQLELFTFEPHPVVEKIRQLDLNNLTPLQALNKLQELKTSV